In Syngnathus scovelli strain Florida chromosome 10, RoL_Ssco_1.2, whole genome shotgun sequence, the following are encoded in one genomic region:
- the plppr3b gene encoding phospholipid phosphatase-related protein type 3 isoform X6, with translation MSGVHVFGLCATALVTDIIQLSTGCHAPFFLTVCKPNYSHVSCETNAYITKDICSGLDRHAIAAARKSFPSQHATLSAFAAVYVSVSWTPDVLQLHHLGAHQAAETRLGVCVRHSRRAEWPDPDHAAPQPPCRHLHGLPGRSFHRRLPGELFSPRAPPWIVVARIPPAGLCWLLLAFAGLRWPLLATLLKLLIFMQACHAVANFRSSDTPLALPPPPSLEDPLRALTERGHESVYNKGPASASESNDEIAASPGPLQREVASMTSLKRVNADVELRAPRSPMAKETMLTFSNTLPRTSIGVSDGTPSPAQPVQPLQQHPKTVHVPMDTVSSQRLLSEWKTRSAEMRAQSVRDDNELGSNGLDSGRDNRCSPVLAVSSGNASSDRNPTPPPGCAAKPVATPRAPQIQQAVAPPISPKSSLARAKWLAIRENAGMEALGGVAANHPRLLQVVAMSKQQGLLPSLSSLEKCSESATACCSSSAAPCLHCRPAGEKQHEAVVTVNAHTSHHLLAQTPPSPWEWARPNLCDTYHLNGLQQGDPAACGSSFRQRRAGASYEPPAQFEALTDAQRKGMASRRKTALVLLERCAHLTNEENHLRSFQGRTMKDESSGFF, from the exons ATGTCAGGCGTGCACGTGTTTGGGCTGTGCGCGACGGCGCTGGTCACTGACATCATCCAGCTGTCGACGGGTTGCCACGCCCCCTTTTTCCTCACCGTCTGCAAGCCAAACTACAGCCACGTCTCCTGCGAAACCAACGCCTACATCACCAAGGACATCTGCTCCGGACTCGACCGACATGCCATCGCCGCCGCCAG GAAAAGCTTCCCATCACAGCATGCCACTCTGTCTGCATTCGCCGCTGTGTACGTTTCTGTAAGTTGGACCCCAG ATGTACTTCAACTCCACCATCTCGGAGCGCACCAAGCTGCTGAAACCCGTCTTGGTGTTTGCGTTCGCCATAGCCGCCGCGCTGAGTGGCCTGACCCAGATCACGCAGCACCGCAGCCACCCTGCCGACATCTACATGGGCTTCCTGGTCGGAGCTTTCATCGCCGCCTACCTGGTGAGCTTTTCTCGCCGCGTGCTCCACCTTGGATTGTTGTTGCTAGGATACCGCCTGCTGGCCTTTGCTGGCTTTTGCTGGCCTTTGCCGGCCTTCGCTGGCCTTTGCTAGCAACACTCTTGAAGCTGTTGATTTTCATGCAGGCTTGTCACGCCGTGGCCAACTTTAGGTCCTCTGACACACCTCTGGCCCTGCCCCCTCCGCCCAGTCTGGAGGACCCTTTGCGAGCTCTGACCGAGCGAGGGCACGAGTCAGTCTACAACAAGGGCCCCGCCTCAGCCTCTGAGAGCAACGATGAGATAGCGGCCAGCCCGGGACCCCTTCAGAGGGAGGTTGCGTCCATGACAAGCCTCAAGAGGGTCAATGCGGATGTTGAGCTCAGGGCTCCGCGGAGTCCCATGGCCAAGGAGACCATGCTGACTTTCAGCAACACTTTGCCCCGAACCAGCATCGGCGTCAGTGACGGAACTCCTAGTCCGGCTCAACCTGTGCAGCCTCTCCAGCAACATCCAAAGACTGTCCATGTCCCCATGGACACGGTTTCGTCACAGCGTCTCTTGTCAGAATGGAAGACGAGATCTGCGGAGATGCGAGCTCAGAGCGTGCGGGATGACAACGAACTCGGCTCCAACGGCTTAGACTCTGGGAGAGACAACAGATGTTCTCCCGTCCTTGCCGTGTCCTCCGGCAACGCCTCATCCGACCGCAACCCCACTCCTCCTCCGGGTTGCGCCGCCAAACCAGTGGCCACGCCGAGAGcgccacagatccagcaagcagTAGCGCCTCCGATTTCACCCAAGAGCTCCTTAGCCCGCGCCAAGTGGTTGGCTATTCGAGAGAATGCTGGCATGGAAGCTTTGGGTGGCGTGGCGGCCAACCACCCGCGACTGCTTCAGGTGGTGGCCATGTCCAAGCAGCAGGGGCTTTTGCCGTCCCTGTCCTCGCTGGAAAAATGCTCAGAAAGCGCCACTGCTTGTTGCAGCTCTTCAGCCGCCCCCTGTCTGCAttgccggccggctggcgagaagCAACATGAAGCCGTTGTCACCGTGAACGCCCACACCTCTCACCATCTATTGGCTCAAACGCCACCAAGTCCCTGGGAGTGGGCCAGGCCCAACCTGTGTGACACATACCACCTGAACGGCCTGCAGCAAGGAGATCCTGCCGCCTGCGGCAGTAGCTTCCGACAGCGGCGAGCTGGCGCCAGTTATGAACCGCCGGCACAGTTTGAGGCGTTGACGGATGCGCAGCGCAAAGGAATGGCCAGCAGACGCAAGACGGCGCTGGTTCTTCTGGAGCGATGCGCTCACCTTACTAATGAGGAGAACCACCTCAGGAGTTTCCAAGGTCGCACAATGAAGGATGAGTCCAGTGGCTTCTTTTGA